In Saccharothrix violaceirubra, the following are encoded in one genomic region:
- a CDS encoding type 1 glutamine amidotransferase domain-containing protein, with product MSRPRILVTMSSHADLGVSGKKTGTWFEEVATPYYVFTEAGFEVVFASPLGGEAPIDHLSLQAPFTTANTDRFLDDPAGMRAVRHTNVLADVDHRDFDALFFPGGYGLLWDLAADSRVIRMVEHALATGTPVAMVCHAPGILRDVKSPDGTPYVAGRTVTGFSNTEDDELDLSRHLLFSLEDDLVLRGADFTRSTANWQPHVVEDGPLLTGQNPASAPVIAKALVDHLA from the coding sequence ATGTCCCGACCACGGATCCTCGTCACCATGTCCTCGCACGCCGACCTCGGCGTCAGCGGGAAGAAGACCGGCACCTGGTTCGAAGAGGTCGCCACTCCCTACTACGTGTTCACCGAAGCGGGGTTCGAGGTCGTCTTCGCCTCGCCCCTGGGCGGTGAGGCGCCGATCGACCACCTCAGCCTGCAGGCGCCGTTCACCACCGCGAACACCGACCGCTTCCTCGACGACCCGGCCGGGATGCGGGCCGTGCGCCACACCAACGTCCTGGCCGACGTCGACCACCGCGACTTCGACGCGCTGTTCTTCCCCGGCGGCTACGGCCTGCTGTGGGACCTGGCCGCCGATTCGCGGGTGATCCGCATGGTCGAACACGCCCTGGCCACCGGGACGCCGGTCGCGATGGTGTGCCACGCGCCCGGCATCCTGCGCGACGTGAAGTCCCCCGACGGCACCCCCTACGTGGCCGGGCGCACCGTCACCGGCTTCTCCAACACCGAGGACGACGAACTCGACCTGTCCCGCCACCTGCTGTTCTCGCTCGAGGACGACCTCGTCCTGCGAGGCGCGGACTTCACCAGGTCGACGGCGAACTGGCAGCCGCACGTCGTCGAGGACGGCCCGCTGCTCACCGGCCAGAACCCGGCGAGCGCCCCGGTGATCGCCAAGGCGCTCGTCGACCACCTCGCCTGA
- a CDS encoding TetR/AcrR family transcriptional regulator encodes MGRVDTQGALLDHATRLVRTKGYAAFSYADLAEAVGIRKASVHHHFATKEQLGVALVAGYTERFRARLSDIDRQATGPVDALERYAALFRDGLSDGEACLCGVIAAEIAAVPPAVAAGVAEFFDVNRTWLTALVEAGRRSGALRPRRTSEEHAAALLAALEGAVLIARAHGDVAAFDHVADAMIAALVP; translated from the coding sequence ATGGGTCGTGTCGACACGCAGGGCGCTCTGCTGGACCACGCGACGCGACTGGTCCGCACCAAGGGCTACGCCGCGTTCAGCTATGCCGACCTCGCCGAGGCCGTCGGCATCCGCAAAGCCAGCGTCCACCACCACTTCGCGACCAAAGAACAGCTCGGTGTCGCGCTCGTGGCCGGCTACACCGAACGGTTCCGGGCCCGGCTGTCCGACATCGACCGGCAGGCCACCGGCCCGGTGGACGCGCTGGAGCGGTACGCCGCCCTCTTCCGCGACGGGCTGTCCGACGGCGAGGCGTGCCTGTGCGGGGTGATCGCGGCCGAGATCGCGGCTGTGCCACCCGCGGTCGCCGCGGGCGTCGCGGAGTTCTTCGACGTCAACCGGACGTGGCTGACCGCCCTCGTCGAGGCCGGTCGCCGCTCCGGAGCCCTGCGTCCGCGGCGGACCTCCGAGGAACACGCCGCGGCACTGCTCGCCGCGTTGGAAGGCGCCGTCCTCATCGCCAGGGCGCACGGCGACGTCGCCGCCTTCGACCACGTCGCCGACGCCATGATCGCCGCGCTCGTGCCGTGA
- a CDS encoding AfsR/SARP family transcriptional regulator: MVVELRVLGSVEAWVDGLAVDLGPARLRCLLTALVVEPDQPVTADRLVERVWADRAPRGARDTLRTYLTRLRRALAVTDEVRIGRRAGGYVLTLDPAAVDLHRFRRLTAEARTTDDGQAAADLFGRALALWRGEAFAGLDGHWISAVRTELEAERVEAELDRTDLLLRHGRHHEPLPGLVTRAAERPLDERLAGQLMLALYRCGRQAEALDGYQRIRSRLADELGADPGPRLRRLHQRILTADPTLTTTLDTPSDTAAAKSATAPPTPPRQLPAPPRMFTGRSRELGVLGAGPEADLMIATISGTGGVGKTWLALHWAHRHLDRFPDGQLYVNLRGFDPGARPVAPAVAIRGFLDALGVAAGAIPSDPDAQAALYRTLVAGKRVLVVLDNAAGAGQVAPLLPGGPPCAVLITSRNRLTSLVATHGALPVPLTMFSHDEAHELLVGHLGADRLAGEPEAAEDLLRYCAGLPLALGIVTARVATDPGMPLAVPAGELRDLSTRLDALDTGDELNARAVFSWSYRTLGPATAKLFRLMSRHPGPEMGGSAVASLAGTPAGTVRPLLAELVRAHLLTESRHGRFAFHDLLRAYAIELADRHDTEADLRRAVHRLLDHYLHTAHTADRLLEPLRDPLVLAAAVPGAVLDRITDHRRALDWFRTELPALVGAVGLAAGHRLDEHAWQLPWTLVTFLDRSGLWTDYVATQRTALDAARRRDDRDGQARAHRLLGNALGRIGRDDDARKHFGEALDLYDDTGDRVGLARTHRAICWLLGQRGRFTEALHHATCALELFQAAGHRSGEARAVNAVGWYHSLLGDHASALRLCESALALHRELGSTDGEASTLDSIGHAHHHLGDHVRAMACFEQALSLYDELGDRNGKIESLCHLGETRQAVGDLDAAARAWRQALSIMEEVGHPDADRIRAVLARTSGQAPVDDP, translated from the coding sequence ATGGTCGTGGAGTTGCGCGTACTGGGCAGCGTCGAGGCATGGGTGGACGGACTCGCGGTCGACCTCGGCCCGGCCCGGCTGCGCTGCCTGCTGACGGCGTTGGTGGTCGAACCCGATCAGCCGGTCACGGCGGACCGGTTGGTGGAGCGGGTGTGGGCCGACCGGGCTCCGCGAGGGGCGCGGGACACGTTGCGGACCTACCTCACGCGCCTGCGCCGGGCGCTCGCCGTGACCGACGAGGTGCGGATCGGACGCCGCGCGGGCGGGTACGTGCTCACGCTCGATCCCGCGGCCGTGGACCTGCACCGCTTTCGGCGACTCACAGCCGAGGCTCGGACCACCGACGACGGGCAGGCCGCCGCGGACCTGTTCGGCCGGGCACTGGCGCTGTGGCGGGGCGAGGCGTTCGCCGGGTTGGACGGTCACTGGATCAGCGCCGTGCGCACCGAGTTGGAGGCCGAGCGGGTCGAGGCCGAACTGGACCGCACCGACCTCCTGCTCCGGCACGGCCGCCACCACGAACCGTTGCCGGGACTGGTGACCCGGGCGGCCGAACGACCGCTGGACGAGCGGTTGGCCGGACAGTTGATGCTCGCTCTCTACCGCTGCGGACGCCAGGCGGAGGCCCTGGACGGTTACCAGCGCATCCGTTCCCGGCTCGCCGACGAACTCGGCGCCGATCCCGGGCCACGACTCCGCCGACTGCACCAGCGGATCCTGACCGCCGACCCCACGCTGACCACCACGCTCGACACACCGTCCGACACCGCGGCGGCCAAGTCCGCGACCGCGCCGCCGACGCCGCCGCGGCAGCTTCCCGCACCGCCGCGGATGTTCACCGGCCGCTCCCGTGAACTGGGCGTCCTCGGCGCGGGGCCGGAGGCCGACCTGATGATCGCCACGATCAGCGGGACCGGAGGGGTCGGCAAGACGTGGCTCGCGCTCCACTGGGCGCACCGGCACCTCGACCGCTTCCCCGACGGGCAGCTGTACGTCAACCTGCGCGGCTTCGATCCCGGCGCGCGGCCGGTCGCCCCGGCGGTGGCGATCCGGGGCTTCCTCGACGCGCTCGGCGTCGCCGCCGGTGCGATCCCCTCGGACCCCGACGCCCAAGCCGCGCTCTACCGCACCCTGGTCGCCGGGAAACGGGTGCTGGTCGTGTTGGACAACGCCGCCGGTGCCGGACAGGTCGCCCCGCTGCTGCCCGGAGGCCCGCCCTGCGCCGTGCTGATCACCAGCCGGAACCGACTCACGAGCCTCGTCGCCACGCATGGCGCCCTGCCGGTGCCGCTGACCATGTTCAGCCACGACGAAGCGCACGAACTGCTCGTCGGTCATCTCGGAGCGGACCGACTGGCGGGCGAACCCGAGGCGGCGGAGGACCTGCTGCGGTACTGCGCGGGACTGCCGCTCGCGCTCGGCATCGTCACCGCTCGCGTGGCCACCGACCCGGGCATGCCGCTCGCCGTACCGGCCGGGGAACTCCGCGATCTCTCGACCAGGTTGGACGCGTTGGACACCGGTGACGAACTGAACGCGCGTGCGGTGTTCTCGTGGTCCTACCGCACCCTCGGCCCGGCCACGGCGAAGCTGTTCCGGCTGATGAGCCGGCACCCCGGTCCCGAGATGGGCGGCTCCGCCGTCGCGAGTCTCGCGGGCACGCCGGCCGGCACGGTCCGCCCGCTGCTCGCCGAACTCGTCCGGGCCCACCTGCTCACCGAGTCGAGGCACGGCCGGTTCGCGTTCCACGACCTGCTGCGCGCATACGCGATCGAACTCGCGGACCGCCACGACACCGAGGCCGACCTGCGCCGCGCGGTCCACCGGCTGCTCGACCACTACCTGCACACCGCGCACACCGCCGACCGGCTCCTGGAGCCGCTCCGGGACCCGCTCGTCCTGGCCGCCGCGGTACCGGGCGCGGTGCTGGACCGGATCACGGACCACCGCCGGGCGCTGGACTGGTTCCGGACCGAACTGCCGGCGCTGGTCGGTGCCGTCGGACTGGCCGCGGGGCACCGGCTGGACGAGCACGCCTGGCAGCTGCCGTGGACACTGGTCACCTTCCTGGACCGCAGCGGCCTGTGGACCGACTACGTCGCCACCCAGCGGACCGCCCTCGACGCGGCACGCCGACGCGACGACCGGGACGGGCAGGCCAGGGCACACCGACTGCTCGGCAATGCCCTGGGGCGGATCGGCCGCGACGACGACGCCCGGAAGCACTTCGGGGAAGCGCTCGACCTGTACGACGACACCGGTGACCGAGTCGGTCTGGCACGCACACACCGGGCGATCTGCTGGCTACTGGGTCAACGCGGCCGGTTCACCGAGGCCCTCCACCATGCGACGTGCGCGCTGGAGCTGTTCCAGGCGGCCGGGCACCGCAGCGGTGAGGCCCGCGCGGTGAACGCGGTGGGGTGGTACCACTCGTTGCTCGGCGACCACGCGAGCGCCCTGCGACTGTGCGAAAGCGCACTCGCCCTGCACCGGGAGCTGGGCAGCACCGACGGCGAGGCGTCCACTTTGGACAGCATCGGCCACGCCCACCACCACCTCGGCGATCACGTCCGGGCCATGGCCTGTTTCGAGCAGGCGCTCTCGCTCTACGACGAGCTGGGCGACCGCAACGGGAAGATCGAATCGCTCTGCCACCTCGGTGAGACCCGACAGGCCGTCGGCGACCTCGACGCGGCGGCCCGGGCCTGGCGGCAGGCGCTGTCCATCATGGAGGAGGTCGGACATCCCGACGCCGACCGGATACGTGCGGTGCTCGCCCGGACATCGGGACAAGCACCGGTCGACGACCCTTGA
- a CDS encoding AvrD family protein — MNVRKLRFATIDDHLGPSAGRFFGSGFTRVSHRVGDLVVDHDRESVTARAALHYPADWSTKSTSRSLTPHLSTIDAAVLSVLLGEAYLTRAFGLGAEARRTMWLRAFSVKAGVKPQEQLADFGISAAYRGTAVGHGGAVSTLECRLGGLRTRIEIVHDPGESLPGAGREVLPDDFLGDPARRYFGDGFRARRQEVVDVELDPDAAEASALVRITGDHDFPDGFGGDHQPSVSIVDGMVVLAQLAQSLLYRLDDIERGDSNTLWMRQVDVSTTSPHRPLGGEFGTTTSITRNRLLDFDGGRWRTTDWSAEFQGMHYAYRLAHRLPVARLVTL; from the coding sequence ATGAATGTCCGAAAACTCAGATTCGCGACGATCGACGACCACCTGGGTCCGAGTGCCGGCAGGTTCTTCGGTTCCGGCTTCACGAGGGTGTCCCACCGGGTCGGCGACCTGGTGGTCGACCACGACCGCGAGTCCGTCACGGCGCGCGCCGCGTTGCACTACCCGGCCGACTGGTCCACCAAGTCCACGTCCCGCTCGCTCACCCCGCACCTGAGCACGATCGACGCGGCGGTGTTGAGCGTGCTGCTCGGCGAGGCCTATCTGACAAGGGCTTTCGGCCTGGGTGCCGAAGCGCGCCGGACGATGTGGTTGCGCGCGTTCAGCGTCAAGGCCGGGGTGAAGCCGCAGGAGCAGTTGGCGGACTTCGGGATCTCGGCCGCGTACCGGGGGACCGCGGTGGGCCACGGCGGCGCGGTGTCGACGCTCGAGTGCCGGCTCGGCGGCCTGCGCACCCGGATCGAGATCGTGCACGACCCGGGCGAATCCCTGCCGGGCGCCGGGCGTGAGGTGTTGCCCGACGACTTCCTGGGCGATCCGGCACGGCGCTACTTCGGCGACGGGTTCCGGGCACGTCGGCAGGAGGTGGTCGACGTCGAGCTCGACCCCGATGCCGCCGAGGCGTCCGCTCTCGTGCGGATCACCGGCGACCACGACTTCCCGGACGGGTTCGGCGGCGACCACCAGCCGTCCGTGTCCATTGTGGACGGGATGGTCGTGCTCGCCCAGCTCGCGCAATCACTGCTCTACCGGCTCGACGACATCGAGCGCGGCGACAGCAACACGTTGTGGATGCGGCAGGTGGACGTCTCGACGACCTCGCCGCACCGGCCGCTCGGCGGGGAGTTCGGCACCACCACCTCGATCACCCGCAACCGCCTCCTGGACTTCGACGGCGGCCGGTGGCGCACGACGGACTGGTCCGCCGAGTTCCAGGGCATGCACTACGCATACCGGCTCGCGCACCGCCTGCCCGTCGCGCGGCTGGTGACGCTGTGA
- a CDS encoding AAA family ATPase has translation MQQKPLRLAISGTYSTGKSTTTEALSVATGIPRTHAKTSREILMDIVPGKQVQELSAMELVKLGLRRFEERVQNESVDGSFISDGSVVHEWVYGEARMRVGINPGASLPLRLVKTVVGAPVRRFYQQYMDVYGQLTKDRAKRLYDAYVHLPVEFDMESDGHRPVSEKFRRLSDDLLLASLEEMGLPYHVVGGSVAERLEKIVALFDLRLVMPLDEAIGIARSRVKAAIDVLHDDDRFHEARRRKSLRTRVAYALRY, from the coding sequence ATGCAGCAGAAACCCTTGCGCCTGGCCATTTCGGGCACCTACTCGACCGGCAAGAGCACGACCACCGAAGCGCTGTCCGTGGCCACCGGCATTCCGCGCACGCACGCCAAGACCTCCCGCGAGATCCTCATGGACATCGTGCCGGGCAAGCAGGTCCAGGAACTGTCGGCGATGGAGCTGGTCAAGCTCGGCCTGCGGCGGTTCGAGGAACGGGTGCAGAACGAGTCGGTCGACGGGTCGTTCATCTCCGACGGGTCCGTCGTGCACGAGTGGGTCTACGGCGAGGCGCGCATGCGGGTCGGCATCAACCCGGGCGCGTCGTTGCCCCTGCGGCTGGTCAAGACCGTCGTGGGTGCGCCCGTGCGCCGGTTCTACCAGCAGTACATGGACGTCTACGGCCAACTGACCAAGGATCGGGCGAAGCGGCTCTACGACGCCTACGTGCACCTGCCGGTCGAGTTCGACATGGAGTCCGACGGGCACCGGCCGGTCTCGGAGAAGTTCCGCCGGTTGTCGGACGACCTGCTGCTGGCGTCCCTGGAGGAGATGGGCCTGCCGTACCACGTGGTCGGCGGGTCGGTCGCCGAGCGGCTGGAGAAGATCGTCGCCCTTTTCGACCTGCGTCTGGTGATGCCGCTGGACGAGGCCATCGGGATCGCGCGGTCGCGGGTGAAGGCGGCGATCGACGTGCTGCACGACGACGACCGCTTCCACGAGGCACGTCGGCGGAAGTCGTTGCGCACCCGCGTCGCCTACGCATTGCGCTACTGA
- a CDS encoding SDR family NAD(P)-dependent oxidoreductase, with protein sequence MRVVALTGAGRGLGLLTTRVLLDQGVTVVANHRSASPELSALSDKYPDTLHLVPGDVGEEAAGEAIARCAREIGRLDAVVLNAGITRDRPLVSTSVEDWDEVHRVNLRGAFLTTKHALRLMMRQRYGRFVYLSSIAALSGNAGQAAYATSKAGLHGLSQAVAQEYGRYGVRSVVLVPGLLDTGLGAALAPELQQRKIDRSLLGLGSAEQVAATVAFLAGPDADYINATVIRQDGGLVY encoded by the coding sequence ATGAGGGTTGTCGCGCTGACCGGCGCGGGTCGTGGACTCGGGCTGCTCACGACACGGGTGTTGCTGGACCAGGGCGTGACGGTGGTGGCCAACCACCGGTCGGCTTCGCCCGAGCTGTCGGCACTGTCGGACAAGTACCCCGACACGCTGCACCTGGTGCCCGGCGACGTGGGCGAGGAGGCGGCCGGTGAGGCGATCGCCCGCTGCGCCAGGGAGATCGGCCGACTGGACGCCGTGGTGCTCAACGCGGGCATCACCCGGGACCGGCCGCTGGTCTCGACGTCGGTGGAGGACTGGGACGAGGTGCACCGGGTGAACCTGCGCGGCGCGTTCCTCACCACGAAGCACGCGCTGCGGTTGATGATGCGGCAACGCTACGGGCGCTTCGTCTACCTCTCGTCGATCGCGGCGTTGTCGGGCAACGCCGGGCAGGCGGCCTACGCGACCAGCAAGGCGGGACTGCACGGCCTGTCCCAGGCGGTCGCGCAGGAGTACGGCCGGTACGGGGTCCGCAGCGTGGTGCTCGTGCCCGGGTTGCTCGACACCGGGCTCGGCGCGGCGCTGGCGCCGGAGTTGCAGCAGCGGAAGATCGACCGGTCCCTGCTGGGACTCGGGTCCGCGGAGCAGGTGGCCGCGACGGTGGCGTTCCTGGCCGGGCCGGACGCCGACTACATCAACGCCACGGTCATCCGCCAGGACGGCGGCCTTGTCTACTAG
- a CDS encoding MarR family winged helix-turn-helix transcriptional regulator: MSPSTSRPPATDVATDVATDVATDVATDVTEELRALVYELSRRLDEHSRQCVTELGLTLSQANALRDLGTPLTTRELAERMCCEPSNVTFVIDRLEAAGLVRRQPHPHDRRARHLVLTPAGVELRHRLLDQVSRQSPLAHLSGSERDRLRDHLLRALDRAPTT; encoded by the coding sequence ATGTCACCCAGCACGTCGCGGCCCCCCGCCACGGACGTCGCCACGGACGTCGCCACGGACGTCGCCACGGACGTCGCCACGGACGTCACGGAGGAGTTGCGCGCCCTCGTCTACGAGTTGTCACGCCGACTCGACGAGCACTCGCGGCAGTGCGTCACCGAACTGGGGTTGACGCTGTCCCAGGCCAACGCCCTGCGCGACCTCGGCACCCCGCTCACCACGCGCGAGTTGGCGGAACGCATGTGCTGCGAACCGTCCAACGTCACCTTCGTCATCGACCGGCTGGAGGCCGCCGGTCTCGTCCGGCGTCAGCCGCACCCCCACGACCGCCGGGCACGCCACCTCGTGCTCACCCCGGCCGGGGTCGAACTGCGGCACCGGTTGCTGGACCAGGTGTCCCGCCAATCGCCGCTCGCGCACCTGTCGGGGTCCGAACGCGACCGCCTCCGGGACCACCTGCTGCGCGCCCTCGACCGCGCGCCCACGACGTGA
- a CDS encoding MFS transporter, producing the protein MTTLAGTGPAATSDRGAIKFAAIAVGFVMAALDATVVNVAGASIKDRLGLGLDHLTWVVDGYMLTFASLLLLAGALGARFGAKRVYLIGMALFVVSSVACGLAPNGDVLVAARVVQGVASALFLPGSLVLLVGAFPEPARRARIVALWSAAGAGASGLGPVVGGVLVDSFGWRSIFMINVPIGLVGFVLTAKLIKPVDEDTTRRVKPLGHLFGVVALAGLAYALIEGPDQGWGSPGIVAAIAVAVVFATAFVVRERRGDDPILPVELFRAKAFSIPNAVGVLLNFGLYGVLFMIGLFLQQVHGATPLRAGLQMLPMMIVFVVGNLVVARFVPKIGTRLPMIVGLSVAGVVSVLMAAVSPATPYWVLALAMSVANLGLGITAPAMTAALVEAAGPAHASVASATFNAGRQVGTLLGVAVAGTVLASFADWYGGARTTFLVAAAAYLVAVALVLRHIRRTPQ; encoded by the coding sequence ATGACCACACTCGCGGGCACCGGGCCTGCCGCCACCTCCGATCGAGGGGCGATCAAGTTCGCCGCGATCGCCGTCGGCTTCGTCATGGCGGCGCTCGACGCGACCGTGGTGAACGTCGCGGGCGCGAGCATCAAGGACAGACTCGGACTGGGGCTGGACCACCTCACGTGGGTCGTCGACGGCTACATGCTCACGTTCGCCTCCCTGTTGCTGCTGGCGGGCGCGCTCGGCGCGCGGTTCGGCGCGAAGCGCGTCTACCTGATCGGCATGGCGTTGTTCGTGGTGTCGTCGGTCGCCTGCGGCCTGGCGCCCAACGGTGACGTGCTCGTCGCCGCCCGCGTCGTGCAGGGCGTGGCGAGCGCGCTGTTCCTGCCCGGTTCGCTCGTGCTGCTCGTGGGCGCGTTCCCGGAACCCGCACGCCGGGCGCGCATCGTGGCGCTGTGGTCGGCGGCCGGTGCGGGCGCGTCCGGGCTCGGGCCCGTCGTCGGGGGCGTGCTGGTCGACTCGTTCGGCTGGCGCAGCATCTTCATGATCAACGTGCCGATCGGTCTCGTCGGCTTCGTGCTGACCGCCAAGCTGATCAAGCCGGTCGACGAGGACACCACCCGCCGCGTGAAGCCGCTGGGCCACCTGTTCGGCGTCGTCGCCCTGGCCGGCCTCGCCTACGCGCTGATCGAGGGTCCCGACCAGGGCTGGGGTTCGCCGGGGATCGTGGCCGCGATCGCCGTCGCCGTCGTGTTCGCGACGGCCTTCGTGGTGCGCGAACGGCGTGGCGACGACCCGATCCTGCCGGTGGAGTTGTTCCGCGCCAAGGCGTTCTCCATCCCGAACGCCGTGGGTGTGCTGCTCAACTTCGGGCTCTACGGCGTCCTGTTCATGATCGGCCTGTTCCTCCAGCAGGTGCACGGCGCGACGCCGTTGCGGGCCGGTCTGCAGATGCTGCCGATGATGATCGTGTTCGTGGTCGGCAACCTGGTCGTCGCGCGGTTCGTGCCGAAGATCGGCACCCGGCTGCCGATGATCGTCGGACTGTCGGTCGCCGGGGTCGTCTCGGTGCTGATGGCGGCGGTCTCGCCGGCGACGCCGTACTGGGTGCTGGCGCTGGCGATGTCGGTGGCCAACCTCGGGCTCGGCATCACCGCCCCGGCCATGACCGCGGCCCTCGTCGAGGCCGCCGGGCCCGCGCACGCGAGCGTCGCCAGCGCCACCTTCAACGCGGGCCGCCAGGTCGGCACGCTCCTGGGCGTCGCGGTGGCGGGCACCGTCCTGGCCTCGTTCGCCGACTGGTACGGCGGCGCGCGCACGACGTTCCTCGTCGCCGCCGCCGCGTACCTGGTCGCCGTCGCACTCGTCCTGCGCCACATCCGCCGCACACCACAGTGA
- a CDS encoding NADH:flavin oxidoreductase translates to MSRSEHAAPLFAPVDIGGLTVPNRVVMAPMTRASSPGGVPGPDVAEYYARRAAGGTGLIVTEGVVVDHAPNIVPDGIPRFHGEDALAGWRRVAEAVHRVGGLIFPQLWHLGAYDGPDAAPRGDVPAVGPSGLGVSGERVGEPMTEAEIAAAIGSFGRAASDARRIGFDGVELHGAHGFLIDQFLWDFTNRRTDAYGTRSRFAAEVVAEVRRVTAPDFPISLRLSQWKMGDYAARIAGTPEELADLLLPLVEAGVDVFHLSTRRFWLPEFAGSDLTLAGWTRKITGKPVVAVGSAGLAASDFESAFAGEGAAPEGVETIVAALERGDFDLIALGRALVSEPDWAAKVRTGRTAELKPFSPADLAALK, encoded by the coding sequence ATGAGCCGGTCAGAGCACGCCGCGCCCCTGTTCGCGCCCGTCGACATCGGCGGGCTGACCGTGCCGAACAGGGTCGTGATGGCACCGATGACCCGGGCGTCGTCGCCCGGCGGCGTGCCCGGTCCCGACGTCGCCGAGTACTACGCACGGCGGGCGGCGGGCGGCACCGGCCTGATCGTCACCGAGGGGGTCGTGGTCGACCACGCGCCGAACATCGTGCCCGACGGCATCCCGCGCTTCCACGGCGAGGACGCGCTCGCCGGCTGGCGCCGTGTCGCCGAGGCCGTGCACCGCGTGGGCGGGCTGATCTTCCCGCAGCTGTGGCACCTCGGCGCGTACGACGGGCCGGACGCGGCGCCACGCGGCGACGTGCCCGCCGTCGGCCCGTCGGGGCTCGGTGTCAGCGGCGAACGGGTCGGCGAGCCCATGACCGAGGCCGAGATCGCCGCCGCGATCGGGTCGTTCGGCCGTGCCGCGTCCGACGCGCGCCGGATCGGGTTCGACGGCGTCGAACTGCACGGCGCCCACGGCTTCCTGATCGACCAGTTCCTGTGGGACTTCACCAACAGGCGCACCGACGCCTACGGCACGCGGTCGCGGTTCGCCGCCGAGGTCGTCGCCGAAGTGCGCCGCGTGACCGCGCCCGACTTCCCGATCAGCCTGCGCTTGTCGCAGTGGAAGATGGGCGACTACGCGGCCCGCATCGCGGGCACTCCCGAAGAACTGGCCGACCTGCTGCTGCCGCTGGTCGAGGCGGGCGTCGACGTGTTCCACCTGTCGACCCGGCGGTTCTGGCTGCCGGAGTTCGCCGGCTCCGACCTCACGCTCGCGGGTTGGACGCGCAAGATCACCGGCAAGCCGGTCGTCGCCGTCGGCTCGGCGGGGTTGGCGGCCAGCGACTTCGAGAGCGCCTTCGCGGGCGAGGGCGCCGCGCCCGAGGGCGTCGAGACGATCGTCGCCGCACTGGAACGCGGCGACTTCGACCTCATCGCGCTCGGCCGCGCGCTCGTGTCCGAACCGGACTGGGCGGCCAAGGTCCGCACCGGTCGCACGGCCGAGCTGAAGCCGTTCTCGCCGGCGGACCTCGCCGCGCTCAAGTGA
- a CDS encoding Gfo/Idh/MocA family protein, producing MTERIRVGIVGANPDRSWAARAHVPALRALPEYELTAVGTSRQESADAAAHAFGARHAFADARALAESPDVDLVVVAVKVPAHRELVGIALDAGKHVHVEWPLARTTAEAEELAKAAADTGVHTSIGLQARFSPEIAHARTLIADGVLGTVTAATVYSSRFRGTTNAIPSFAAYVLDRENGAGTLEVAGGHTIDALEFLLGGVSTLSAHLATRRTEYVDAESGAPFTATAPDNVLLNATLATGVVASVHISDGRVTNAHTRFEISGTAGSLTIESHGPAGVGGVQLADLRLVGSEGGTPVVLRVEPDGLDLSNPAGNVARLYRALAADLRTGSRTTPDFAEGLRVHRLLDAVRASAADSPTAV from the coding sequence ATGACCGAGCGGATCCGTGTCGGCATCGTCGGCGCGAACCCGGACCGGAGCTGGGCCGCACGGGCCCACGTGCCGGCGTTGCGGGCGTTGCCCGAGTACGAACTGACCGCCGTGGGCACGAGTCGGCAGGAGAGCGCGGACGCGGCGGCGCACGCGTTCGGCGCGCGCCACGCCTTCGCCGACGCCCGCGCGCTCGCCGAGTCGCCCGACGTCGACCTGGTCGTCGTCGCGGTGAAAGTGCCGGCCCACCGCGAACTCGTCGGGATCGCTTTGGACGCGGGAAAGCACGTGCACGTCGAGTGGCCGCTCGCCCGCACCACGGCCGAGGCCGAGGAGCTGGCGAAGGCCGCGGCGGACACGGGAGTCCACACCTCGATCGGGCTCCAGGCGCGGTTCTCGCCGGAGATCGCGCACGCGCGCACGTTGATCGCGGACGGCGTGCTGGGCACCGTCACGGCCGCCACCGTCTACTCGTCGCGGTTCCGCGGCACCACCAACGCCATCCCGTCCTTCGCGGCGTACGTGCTGGACCGCGAGAACGGTGCGGGCACGTTGGAGGTCGCCGGCGGCCACACGATCGACGCGCTGGAGTTCCTGCTCGGCGGCGTGTCCACGCTGTCCGCGCACCTGGCCACCCGACGCACGGAGTACGTCGACGCGGAGAGCGGGGCGCCGTTCACCGCGACGGCACCCGACAACGTGCTGCTCAACGCCACTTTGGCCACCGGGGTCGTGGCGTCGGTGCACATCAGCGACGGCCGGGTGACCAACGCGCACACCCGGTTCGAGATCTCGGGCACCGCCGGCAGCCTCACCATCGAGTCCCACGGGCCCGCCGGTGTCGGCGGCGTGCAGTTGGCCGACCTGCGGCTGGTCGGCTCGGAAGGCGGCACTCCGGTCGTGCTGCGGGTCGAACCGGACGGGCTCGACCTGTCCAACCCGGCGGGCAACGTCGCCCGCCTGTACCGGGCGCTGGCCGCCGATCTGCGCACCGGCTCGCGCACGACGCCGGACTTCGCGGAAGGTCTGCGGGTCCACCGGCTGCTCGACGCCGTCCGCGCATCGGCGGCCGACAGCCCGACCGCGGTCTGA